A window of the Carassius carassius chromosome 36, fCarCar2.1, whole genome shotgun sequence genome harbors these coding sequences:
- the LOC132116848 gene encoding zinc finger protein 462-like isoform X2, whose amino-acid sequence MEVLQCDGCDFRAESNDELKVHIEEVHTAFLQPAEVGEGEGSPRRSRSNSLNSLSQTEDEEDLSNHNYDSLKKEAGIKSFNKDLGHISDSKKMKHNQSAKPSNKTSTPYFQCKFCVRYFRSSSLLSEHTKKVHGEASDERSLKTSKKTSCSAMTYDGVGMVFSCQYCTYKSPHRARILKHQKMHHKEDLPGHSAPPVGAEVLDLDSDASSVEEQCEESPGDVERNVLESMIKPQSRGGFNCEWCGFQTSQRQQLADHMMKKHRNMVKIMVSLQQPKTHDGSVGSSKSDSASSRRSTPTSNLNLNNLACNEGSSANASSIKGSSGNTSLKATSGISSFQYSQLTAKIPNTTGSSILSERSTFTMSDMSRSGMDLDASMLNDSKSSSDDELCDLDDPNYTESAEDSTKLLLSEEDNDLLETKGVPFKRHMNRFQCPFCSFLTMHRRSISRHIENIHLSGKATVYKCDKCPFLCTNPLKLDTHKQCHSGSSEWDTMDLTSESVDGPSEHSVPVNGGNGSSKINGKKSSAVEEQQGPHRCSLCNFSTITLKGLRVHQQHKHSYCDGTQVTGQEGSSNEQQDSESESYSSLSFVQKTQTSILGFSTKKHLIGKTARKSINDLPLDLSPVKKRTRIDEIANNLQSKISQSQQHEDVINLEEMDDDVEENGNHIDLETSKERESSDTRSQHYTFNTQHLPVRNSGSVQTERGVGKRKRNLQSKLGSRNIPVQVTISDDEDNYSASLESKDVQDQSSQDSRETYQDNTEYNTEEPGNLFYCKHCEYQNKSARSVSTHYQRMHPYIKFSFRYILDPEDQSAVFRCLECFIEYNNFNDLHQHYMTHHPEASNVLNFNQPDLVYMCRFCSYTSPNVRSLMPHYQRMHPSVKINNAMIFSSYMVDQPHKGAAESQTLREILNSGPKSFSPTSSGSRSSSSPALKSICKTPEANTEAEGLRESLGGNVVVYDCDVCSFSSPNMHSVLVHYQKKHPEQKASYFRIQKTMRVISVDRAQLSNNSKYSLTSTPKSSNVSLPVALDEDVYYCKHCVYNNRSVVGVLVHYQKRHPEIKVTAKYIKQAPPTPGLLKLMDELQIAPPKQFLKQLNNNGIEGSGNSSTKGASDKGEPEMLFFCQHCDYGNRTVKGVLIHYQKKHREVKANADLVRRHTAVVRSQRERAQMIQAGSSTSTATVATEAEKSRALRSLKCRHCVYTSPYVYALKKHLKKDHPTVKATAMTILHWAYQDGVLEAGYHCEWCIYSHAEPSGLLMHYQRRHPEHNVDYTYMASKLWAGPDTSTSRQAENSETKHYQCRDCAFEACSIWDITNHYQAVHPWAVKGDESVLLDIIKGNKAPDKLLPQLPKGHISMSRPFNSNQQEEAAVEVSRPPTHERQANLSLSATTSISNSPYQCTVCLSEYNSLHGLLTHYGKKHPGMKVKAADFAQEADINPSSVYKCRQCPYVNSRIHGVLTHYQKRHPSIKVTAEDFADDVEQVNELDNEGDERSKTQRQGYGAYRCKMCTYTHGTLEKLKIHYEKYHNQSAADMLKANAMQSPARRDDSVAECSSSSVTEVSDACDFDLKLPEVAKSDKHALFKCQLCKYFCSTRKGIARHYRIKHNNVRAQPEGKNNVFKCALCSYTNPIRKGLAAHYQKRHDIDAYYTHCLAASKTVAEKPNKVTVPLASEAEAPAMSEELRLAVDRRKCSLCSFQAFSRKSIVSHYIKRHPGVFPKKQPSSKLGRYFTMIYSKEAEKPPSMEEVEVVEVKDEVEPEGEVDWLPFKCLKCFKLSFSMAELLVMHYNDCHNKELKRDFVTIPSPAEDGTELYQCTHCEIKFLTLPELSVHLINHNEDFQKRAMRLERRKQLQSKQRTTEPPEAKPENKVDGTPGKTPIGYRCNFCVEVHPTLRAICNHLRKHVQYGEAKKGHVKEAAEMPVPVDAVTNGDIEDVVAVDADPLETGASPADVTMETEEPVAVETEMVPGHPCSMCSRMFMSMQGLRSHERSHSAGALVNRNHKYSCQYCQFSSPFRHNLDRHIQSHHGHQKPFRCKLCPFKSSYLSRLKRHLQRAHAGEHTYKCTSCPFSTVTMVQLKEHSLQEHGETLTLPKLKTRPNAEHDQQNTDLYPQCTESVGDLEPADVSSSPRPLESPVPQARLDSILTCEFCEFSSGYMQSLRRHYRDRHGGKKLFKCKDCSFFTCYKSSFTLHVEAGHTSGSEETPRDLRCPFCLYHTRHKSSMIDHIVLHREERVVPLEVSRHLEGLVYRCHKCTFTCSSEQNLEQHIQKHQELKPYQCQLCYYDSRLLNELEMHLQQEHKVIRNFELVGRVNLDQLELMKDTSSSEEEEEEREEEQTLEEEEELREEEEELMKEEEELMEEEEELMKEEEELREEEELMEEEEELREEDEEEEEKRPESSQTEVTGNTLQTCVVKRYPCEFCGRSFSLRSEWERHVLRHGMTVNGSKKDSSPVSSSALPLIGPAAVIDRGLDLSSNTVDQSDQSKSLIQTNEEEKTLETKNGP is encoded by the exons ATGGAAGTGCTGCAGTGTGATGGCTGTGATTTCCGTGCAGAGTCGAATGATGAGCTCAAGGTGCACATAGAAGAAGTCCACACAGCCTTCCTGCAGCCCGCAGAAGTGGGAGAAGGTGAAGGGTCACCCAGAAGATCCAGGTCTAACTCGTTAAACTCGCTCAGCCAAACAGAGGATGAGGAAGACTTGAGCAATCACAATTACGACTCTTTGAAAAAGGAAGCAG GTATTAAATCATTTAACAAAGACCTTGGGCACATCTCCGATTCAAAGAAAATGAAACACAACCAGTCAGCAAAACCTTCAAACAAAACGTCAACTCCATATTTCCAGTGCAAGTTCTGTGTGCGGTACTTCAGATCCAGCTCTCTTCTCAGTGAACACACCAAGAAGGTCCATGGAGAAGCAAGCGATGAGAGATCGCTCAAAACTTCCAAGAAAACCAGCTGCAGTGCTATGACTTACGATGGTGTAGGAATGGTCTTTTCCTGCCAGTATTGCACTTATAAATCCCCACACAGAGCACGGATTCTGAAACACCAAAAAATGCATCATAAAGAAGATCTACCAGGCCACTCGGCTCCTCCTGTTGGAGCAGAGGTTTTGGATTTGGACTCTGATGCCTCCTCCGTCGAAGAACAATGTGAAGAGTCGCCAGGGGATGTAGAACGTAATGTGCTGGAATCTATGATCAAGCCCCAGTCAAGAGGAGGCTTTAACTGTGAGTGGTGTGGGTTTCAGACTTCGCAAAGGCAGCAGTTAGCCGATCACATGATGAAGAAACACCGTAACATGGTGAAGATCATGGTATCCTTGCAACAGCCCAAAACGCATGACGGAAGTGTGGGATCCAGCAAGTCTGATTCTGCTTCATCCAGGAGAAGCACTCCAACCTCCAATCTGAACCTAAACAATCTAGCGTGCAATGAAGGTTCCTCCGCAAATGCCTCATCAATCAAAGGATCCTCTGGCAATACATCACTCAAGGCCACTTCAGGGATATCAAGTTTTCAGTACTCACAGCTCACAGCAAAAATACCCAACACCACAGGATCTTCCATACTGTCAGAGAGATCGACTTTCACCATGTCAGATATGTCTAGGTCTGGCATGGATCTAGATGCCAGCATGTTGAATGATTCCAAAAGCAGTTCAGATGATGAACTCTGTGACTTGGATGATCCCAATTACACAGAGTCAGCTGAGGATTCTACTAAGCTGCTTCTGTCAGAAGAGGATAATGACCTGCTAGAAACTAAAGGAGTTCCATTCAAAAGACACATGAACAGGTTCCAGTGCCCTTTCTGCTCCTTCTTGACCATGCACCGACGTAGTATTTCTCGTCACATAGAGAACATACACTTATCTGGCAAAGCTACAGTGTATAAATGTGACAAGTGCCCCTTTCTTTGCACCAACCCACTAAAACTTGACACGCACAAACAATGTCACAGTGGGTCTTCTGAATGGGACACTATGGACTTAACCAGTGAAAGTGTAGATGGTCCGTCTGAACACTCTGTGCCAGTAAACGGAGGAAATGGCAGCTCTAAAATCAATGGGAAAAAATCCAGTGCAGTCGAGGAACAGCAGGGTCCTCATCGGTGCTCACTGTGTAACTTTTCCACCATCACACTAAAAGGTCTTCGTGTCCACCAGCAACACAAACACTCATACTGTGATGGAACACAAGTCACTGGTCAAGAGGGCTCGTCCAATGAGCAGCAAGATTCTGAGTCCGAGTCCTACAGCTCCTTGAGCTTCGTTCAGAAAACTCAGACCTCAATCCTTGGATTTTCAACCAAGAAGCATCTTATTGGGAAGACAGCAAGAAAGTCCATCAATGATTTACCCTTGGATCTCTCTCCTGTCAAAAAACGAACAAGGATTGATGAAATTGCCAACAATCTCCAGAGCAAGATTAGTCAAAGCCAGCAGCACGAAGATGTGATTAACCTTGAGGAGATGGATGATGACGTGGAGGAGAATGGAAATCACATCGATTTAGAAACAAGCAAAGAGAGAGAATCCTCTGATACTCGAAGTCAGCACTACACCTTCAACACTCAGCACCTTCCTGTTAGAAATTCTGGAAGTGTTCAGACAGAGCGTGGTGTTGGGAAAAGAAAACGCAATCTGCAGTCCAAACttggctcaagaaacattcctgtTCAAGTCACCATTTCTGATGATGAAGACAATTACAGTGCCTCTTTAGAATCTAAAGATGTCCAAGATCAAAGCAGCCAAGATAGCAGAGAGACATATCAAGACAACACTGAATACAATACTGAAGAACCTGGAAACCTGTTCTACTGTAAACATTGTGAGTACCAAAACAAGTCTGCTCGCAGTGTCAGCACACACTACCAGAGGATGCACCCTTATATCAAGTTTAGCTTCAGATACATCTTGGACCCAGAGGATCAGAGTGCAGTCTTCCGTTGTCTCGAGTGTTTCATCGAATATAACAACTTTAATGATCTGCACCAGCACTATATGACACACCATCCAGAAGCAAGTAATGTTTTGAACTTTAATCAGCCAGATCTGGTGTATATGTGCCGTTTCTGTTCCTACACAAGTCCAAATGTGCGGAGCCTGATGCCCCATTATCAAAGAATGCACCCTTCTGTGAAGATCAACAATGCCATGATCTTCTCCAGCTATATGGTCGATCAGCCTCATAAGGGTGCTGCTGAATCCCAAACACTAAGAGAAATCTTGAATTCTGGGCCCAAGAGTTTCAGCCCCACCTCATCTGGGTCCAGATCATCGTCCAGTCCTGCTCTCAAAAGCATTTGCAAAACGCCAGAAGCAAACACTGAGGCTGAAGGTCTTCGAGAAAGTTTGGGTGGTAATGTGGTGGTTTACGACTGTGATGTCTGTTCTTTCTCTAGTCCCAACATGCACTCAGTACTGGTCCACTATCAGAAAAAACACCCCGAGCAAAAGGCCTCCTACTTCCGCATACAGAAGACTATGCGGGTCATATCTGTTGACCGGGCACAGTTGTCAAATAATTCAAAATACAGCCTGACGAGCACCCCCAAGTCTTCAAATGTAAGTTTGCCTGTGGCTCTGGATGAAGATGTTTACTACTGCAAACACTGTGTCTACAACAACCGCTCTGTAGTGGGTGTTCTGGTCCACTATCAAAAGCGACATCCGGAGATTAAGGTGACGGCAAAGTACATAAAGCAGGCACCCCCAACTCCAGGACTGCTGAAACTCATGGATGAGTTACAGATCGCACCTCCTAAACAATTTCTGAAGCAATTGAACAATAATGGAATTGAAGGGTCAGGTAATTCCAGCACTAAAGGAGCATCTGACAAAGGGGAACctgaaatgctgttcttctgcCAACACTGCGACTACGGGAACCGGACTGTGAAGGGGGTTTTGATTCACTACCAGAAGAAGCACAGGGAAGTGAAAGCCAATGCTGACCTCGTCCGTAGACACACAGCTGTGGTCAGGAGTCAGAGAGAACGAGCGCAGATGATCCAAGCGGGAAGTTCTACGTCCACTGCAACTGTAGCTACTGAAGCAGAAAAATCCAGGGCGTTGCGATCTTTGAAGTGTAGACACTGTGTGTACACATCTCCTTATGTGTATGCCTTGAAGAAGCATTTGAAGAAGGATCATCCTACTGTGAAGGCCACGGCCATGACGATCTTACACTGGGCTTATCAGGACGGCGTGTTGGAGGCTGGTTATCACTGTGAGTGGTGCATATACTCCCATGCTGAACCAAGTGGGTTGCTCATGCATTACCAAAGACGCCACCCTGAACACAATGTCGACTACACCTACATGGCTAGCAAACTGTGGGCTGGTCCTGATACTTCCACCAGCAGACAAGCTGAGAACTCTGAAACGAAGCATTACCAATGCAGAGATTGTGCCTTTGAGGCGTGCTCCATCTGGGACATTACTAACCATTACCAAGCGGTGCACCCTTGGGCCGTCAAAGGTGACGAGTCTGTCCTGCTCGACATTATCAAAGGAAACAAAGCACCTGATAAGCTGCTCCCACAGCTGCCCAAAGGACATATTTCCATGTCCAGGCCATTTAACAGCAACCAGCAAGAAGAGGCTGCAGTTGAAGTTAGCCGCCCGCCAACACATGAGCGACAGGctaatctctctctgtctgccacGACGTCTATCTCAAACAGCCCTTACCAGTGCACCGTATGCTTGTCTGAGTACAACAGTCTTCACGGGCTTCTGACCCACTATGGCAAAAAACACCCGGGCATGAAAGTGAAAGCTGCTGACTTTGCTCAGGAGGCAGATATCAACCCTAGCTCTGTTTACAAGTGTAGACAATGTCCGTACGTGAACTCTCGCATCCATGGAGTTCTCACACACTACCAGAAACGGCATCCTTCCATCAAAGTCACAGCTGAAGACTTTGCCGATGATGTCGAGCAGGTAAACGAATTGGATAACGAGGGGGATGAGCGATCTAAAACCCAGAGACAGGGCTACGGTGCTTACCGCTGCAAGATGTGCACTTACACACATGGCACTTTAGAGAAACTCAAGATACACTATGAGAAATATCATAACCAGTCTGCCGCAGACATGTTGAAAGCAAATGCCATGCAGTCGCCAGCCAGAAGAGATGATTCAGTTGCTgaatgcagcagcagcagtgtgaCTGAAGTCTCCGATGCATGTGACTTTGACCTCAAGCTTCCCGAAGTTGCGAAGAGCGACAAGCATGCGTTGTTTAAATGCCAGCTGTGCAAATACTTCTGCTCCACCCGGAAAGGTATCGCTCGTCACTACCGTATCAAGCATAACAATGTCAGAGCACAGCCCGAAGGGAAGAACAATGTCTTTAAATGTGCCCTCTGCTCCTACACCAACCCCATCCGCAAAGGCCTCGCAGCACACTACCAGAAACGGCATGACATTGATGCCTACTACACGCATTGCTTGGCAGCATCCAAGACTGTGGCAGAGAAACCGAACAAGGTGACGGTGCCCTTGGCATCAGAGGCAGAGGCTCCAGCGATGAGCGAAGAGCTAAGGCTTGCAGTGGACCGAAGGAAATGTTCACTCTGCTCCTTCCAGGCTTTCAGCAGAAAGAGTATCGTTTCACATTACATAAAGCGCCACCCAGGAGTCTTTCCCAAGAAGCAGCCCTCCAGCAAACTGGGCCGCTACTTCACTATGATCTATTCCAAGGAGGCAGAGAAACCTCCATCTATGGAAGAGGTGGAAGTCGTTGAAGTTAAGGATGAGGTGGAACCTGAAGGTGAGGTGGACTGGCTCCCCTTTAAATGCCTGAAATGCTTCAAGCTGTCGTTCAGCATGGCGGAGTTGCTGGTGATGCATTACAATGACTGCCACAACAAGGAGCTCAAGCGGGATTTCGTCACCATTCCGAGCCCTGCAGAAGATGGGACAGAGCTCTACCAGTGCACCCACTGTGAAATCAAGTTCTTGACTCTTCCAGAACTCAGCGTCCATCTGATAAACCACAATGAGGATTTCCAGAAAAGAGCCATGAGGCTTGAACGAAGAAAACAGCTTCAAAGCAAACAGAGGACGACAGAGCCACCAGAAGCCAAACCTGAGAATAAG GTGGATGGCACCCCCGGTAAGACTCCCATCGGCTACAGGTGCAACTTCTGCGTGGAGGTCCACCCCACCCTCCGAGCCATCTGCAACCACCTGAGAAAGCATGTGCAGTACGGGGAGGCCAAGAAGGGACACGTGAAG GAAGCAGCAGAGATGCCCGTTCCCGTGGACGCAGTCACCAACGGCGATATAGAGGATGTGGTTGCCGTGGACGCTGACCCACTGGAGACTGGTGCATCACCGGCTGACGTCACCATGGAGACGGAGGAGCCGGTGGCCGTGGAAACGGAGATGGTTCCTGGGCATCCGTGCAGCATGTGCAGTCGTATGTTCATGTCCATGCAGGGCCTGCGCTCTCACGAGAGGAGCCACTCCGCTGGAGCTCTCGTCAACAGAAACCACAAATACAGCTGCCAGTACTGTCAGTTCAGCTCACCGTTCAGACACAA TCTGGACCGTCACATCCAGTCACACCACGGACATCAGAAGCCCTTCCGCTGTAAGCTCTGTCCCTTTAAATCCTCCTACCTGAGCCGCCTCAAGAGACACCTGCAGAGAGCACACGCAG gtgaACACACGTATAAGTGCACCTCGTGTCCGTTCTCCACTGTGACCATGGTCCAGCTGAAGGAGCACTCGCTGCAGGAGCACGGAGAGACGCTCACGCTGCCCAAACTCAAAACACGACCCAACGCTGAACACGACCAGCAGAACACAGACCTCTACCCACAATGCACTG AGTCTGTGGGGGATCTGGAGCCAGCAGATGTTTCGTCCAGTCCTCGTCCGCTCGAGAGTCCCGTTCCTCAGGCCCGGCTCGACTCCATCCTCACCTGTGAGTTCTGCGAGTTCAGCTCTGGCTACATGCAGAGTCTGCGCAGACATTACCGAGATCGACACGGAGGAAAGAAGCTCTTCAAGTGCAAGGACTGCTCCTTCTTCACCTGCTACAA GTCCTCGTTCACGCTGCATGTGGAGGCCGGTCACACCAGCGGCTCGGAGGAGACGCCCAGAGATCTGCGCTGTCCTTTCTGTCTGTACCACACCAGACACAAGAGCAGCATGATCGACCACATCGTCCTGCACAGAG AGGAGCGTGTGGTCCCGCTGGAGGTGTCCCGTCATCTGGAGGGTCTGGTGTATCGCTGTCATAAATGCACCTTCACCTGCTCCAGCGAGCAGAACCTCGAGCAGCACATCCAGAAACACCAGGAGCTGAAGCCCTACCAGTGCCAGCTCTGCTACTACGACAGCAGACTCCTGAACGAGCTGGAGATGCACCTGCAGCAGGAGCACAAG GTGATCCGAAACTTTGAGCTGGTGGGACGGGTGAACCTGGACCAGCTGGAGCTGATGAAGGACACGAGCAGCagcgaggaggaggaggaggagagagaggaagagcagactctagaggaggaggaggagctgagggaggaggaggaggagctaatgaaggaggaggaggagctgatggaggaggaggaggagctaatgaaggaggaggaggaactgagggaggaggaggagctaatggaggaggaggaggagctgaGGGAGGAGGacgaagaagaggaggagaagcGTCCAGAGAGCAGTCAGACCGAGGTGACAGGTAACACTCTTCAGACAT GCGTCGTCAAACGCTATCCGTGTGAGTTCTGCGGCCGCAGCTTCTCGCTCCGCTCCGAATGGGAGCGACACGTGCTTCGACACGGCAT GACTGTTAACGGAAGCAAGAAAGACAGCAGTCCTGTGTCCTCGTCAGCGCTGCCTCTGATTGGTCCAGCAGCTGTGATTGACAGAGGGCTGGACCTATCCAGTAACACTGTGGATCAGTCTGACCAATCCAAGAGTCTGATTCAGACCAATGAAGAAGAAAAGACGCTGGAGACCAAAAACGGCCCTTAG